From Saccharothrix espanaensis DSM 44229, the proteins below share one genomic window:
- a CDS encoding DUF4129 domain-containing protein yields MNPRLALALLVGAALVVVAIAANGTSPVPYADTRPADAEATTLAPARPQSDLNDVAASEAGGSLIAVFLVLTVAALIVVVGLLASVRLSLRRRRGVGQAVETADAGAESAPDILVRGAREALRELRTRTGGPPRDAVVLSWMRLEQAAADSGVARAPHETPTEFTGALLTRHRVDEAAAGRLRTVYQRARFGTAEVTDADARAAEDALERIVHDLGDPR; encoded by the coding sequence ATGAATCCCCGGCTCGCACTCGCGCTGCTGGTGGGTGCCGCCCTCGTCGTGGTCGCGATCGCGGCCAACGGGACCTCGCCGGTGCCCTACGCGGACACCCGCCCGGCCGACGCGGAAGCGACGACGCTCGCCCCCGCGCGCCCGCAGTCCGACCTGAACGACGTCGCCGCGTCCGAGGCGGGCGGATCACTGATCGCGGTGTTCCTGGTGCTGACGGTGGCCGCGCTGATCGTCGTGGTCGGCCTGCTGGCCTCGGTGCGGCTGTCCCTGCGCCGCCGGCGGGGCGTGGGCCAGGCCGTCGAGACCGCCGACGCCGGGGCCGAGTCGGCTCCCGACATCCTGGTGCGCGGCGCGCGGGAAGCGCTGCGCGAACTGCGGACCCGCACGGGCGGACCGCCGCGCGACGCGGTGGTGCTGTCCTGGATGCGCCTGGAGCAGGCCGCCGCGGACAGCGGCGTGGCCCGCGCACCGCACGAGACGCCCACCGAGTTCACCGGGGCACTGCTGACCCGGCACCGGGTCGACGAGGCCGCCGCCGGCCGGCTGCGCACGGTCTACCAGCGGGCCCGGTTCGGCACCGCCGAGGTCACCGACGCCGACGCCCGCGCCGCCGAGGACGCCCTCGAACGGATCGTGCACGACCTGGGCGACCCGCGATGA